The genome window attaaatctagatataagcattttgaacacttaaaataagaaattaactcttaaaacaagatcaatcaTCAAacacttcttttgtttttaccagTTTATCTTCAGATTATAGTTATTGTCAGATGTGGATGGACTGTAAATTTCAACCTTTGATTACCTTCAGagtataatatacattataaacacaatctgtttttgtgctttttaaacTAAACATCCATAATATACACATGAACCTCATATCTGTGCacagatttagaagtgttagataattttttatcttgttttaagagttaatttctcattttaagcgatcaacatgcttatttctagatttaataatcttaatttaagaaatcttgtcaaggtaaattatctgtgcatgcagcaagataatttccctcagatttactgttttctcttgttttagaccttttttgcagtgaggtgATTTGGTCATAATAACAGAGTTAATGCTTACACACAGACGTCAACTCTGGAGTACTTTGAGATgtaaaataatactaattgttagtgctaaaaatgtcaaaatggatgAAGATCTTTTTTTATGGTGTTCCACTGGGTTCCGTTCTGGGtccacaactttttttcattacactgcaaaaaaggggtgtctaaatcttatttctagatttaagaaatcttgtcaaggtaaattatctgtccatgcagcaagatcatttccctcagatttactgtttttatcttattttttaacacacctttttttgcagtgtaaaaacTGACCCTGAGTGGCTACAGGAAGGGATGCAGTTAAATCCAGCGGTCAAGTGCTTTGCCGTGTGTTACTGTACAGAAGATTGCAACTAGAAATGATGAATaagtattcattcattcattatccataAGCACTTATCCTATCTAGGGCTGCAGGGAGGCTGGAGCCAATCTcagctgacacatagagacagaaaacCATCCACGCtcacattcactcctacaggcaacaCCAAGTCACCAATTAACACAATTAACCTCACAGCCTCGTGTCTCTGGACTGAGGGAGGAAACACAGTGACATGAGGAGGAGTCCACTGCTGCACAATGAGGAACTGTGAACCTGATGTTAACAGTAAGCAGACAGCTTTTGTGTGTTCATTTGGTATAAATATGAAAGTTAACATTAGCGTATCCTAGTCATAAAAGGCCACAAATTGGAAATTGGAAaattgtttaaccctttggagtttggggctattctgttggtttttgactccttttcattctgcctgtataaaccatttaaaaagtgttcaccctgccatgttggtatcactgttttcagcacaacctcacctatatgacctgattattatttttttcattttaacttgCTGGGTAAAcattttgaagacaaaaatcacataaaaacacacaaaaatcacacacgaaaaaaaaaaattgcataaaacaaacaaaaaattacaaaaaaacacataaacacacaaaaaaacattaaacacaaaatattacattaaaaatgcattgaaatgctgaatgcacactgcaaaattaaaaaaaatctcattttttgtgtgttttttgcatttttttgtgcgttttatgtgtttttttgtgggggggttttggtcattttttgtgattttggtgtgtttttatgtgttttttgtgtgtttttatgtgttttttgtatttttttgtatttagtgtgatttctgtgtgttttttgggtgggtttttttgtgcgtttaatcctatttttatttattttatcttattgcattttactgtgctattgtttactacatctctttgtattgtgttatctatttattgttgtgcagcactttggaaaccttgtgtttgctaaaattgtgctctaatataaataaagtggattggattctTTTCAGGTGTTTTGTTATTAAGTTACTGTGGTTACATCATCATGACCCCCTCCGGCTGTGATTACTTCAGTTTTCTTggatgtgattttgtgtgttttggatttAACAGCTCATTTGTATTATTAACATCATTGACAGGCTCCTCTTGTCGTTACTATCTTCTCTTCTTGGAAGCCAGGTAAGTAATTTCAGATAAACTCTAAATCGTATCCAGTAATATAATCACATTCATTAATTGAAGCAATTGCAACAATGATTATTGATATCCTTTTCCTTCTATAGTAAATTCCACAATCCATATTTTATAGGTTTAATGATCGTGGTAATGATTTCTATCTGTTGGATTTGCAGTTTTCTGGTCTGTAATTTATGCCTGGAGGCAACAGCTCATAATCTTTAAGAAGATGATTAGATTTAATCATGAGAAAAAGCTAAAActtttaaattatcttttttcccTCATGACTGAACGGCAGACTGCAGCCAGGCCGGCAGCTATAATTAAATTTTGGGGATCGACCACAGCAACTTTAAAGAAACGCTGTCATCTGTGCAGAGGACAGGAGACGAGCTCTCCCTCATGGATTACTAAGAAAGAAAACTATTTGTAAAcacatgaatgaaaaaaaaattaaattgaaatcataaaaataacttGGCAGGGCTGTTTACGTGTGTGTAcgcctgttttttttatatattttttaaacctgtTCCCCaggtaaaaaacaacatttatatgCAAAAGCTCTAAATTAGTGATTTCTGTTCACTCTCCAGCATCAACTGGCAGAGCAGCGAGTTGTAATGAATATTAGTGAACAACTGATATTATTGGACCAATACCTCATTTTCATTTCTCCCTAATTAGAGGAAATTCAGAATGAAACTCTAGTAAACTAAACTCTGAGCTGTGTCGCCTCCACACACCTGATGCAACAAGAAAACATGGAggtgaaacagcagcagctagCCGTGCTAATGATGCTAACAGCAGTAACAGTATTATATTAGggataacaaacacacactcatttttttccataaaagcccaaatttggtgtcCTCCCACAGATTCTAATGCCTCTATTCCATAATATatactgatcttaatcattgcatattttaagaattattttaaaggacaaagagggttcttgtatattttattctgtcttattttgacagtcttcttgtaaattatgtggtggattctgttaacaccaacacactgcgctcttattttgaaagctgcatgcgtttagcgacaggaagttattcaaaacagtaaaaatgttgtgtctttttttaatgattttgtctttttttaatgatattgtgtcttttttagtaattttgtgtcttttcggtcattttgtgtcttttttagtaattttgtgtcttttcggtcattttgtgtctttttttggtcattttgatactaataatttgagtttgagacccctgttctacaGTCTGTTTGACCTGTTGCAGTCAATAAAACCAACTCTACATTCTTACATTTCTCCGTAGACACTAGTTGGATTAGAGAAGACTCTGACCTTATCACAACCAGACAGAGCTTCATCTCACCATGTTTCTATCCTCCTTTCTATAAGAGGAGATCCAGAAGAAAAGACTCAGATTCTCCACGgtcattttatatttgattCCAGTTAGTTTTACAGCAGGATCTCCGTCAGGGTCATTTCCTGCCGTTCCTCCGCCCGAGGCCAGACTcactgcagctcctcctcctctctcaactctcctctgctcctctctgacaACTCTGACGCCTTTGATCTGCTTCTCATcaaataacttttaatttcaTGGAACTTCAACTTGCtgtcacatcatcatcatccactTCTGTCGTGTTAAATGTTCAACTGAACTTAAAAGGTTTTCCCTGTAGACTTCTAGGAGTTACCAAGCAGGTGATGAGACACACTGAGTCCTTCTTTATCCTTTGTTTTAACCAAAAGCTCccaataatccagacttgttgcctccatcagactagaaaacaaagcagcgtggagccctactgtacatttacctctaaagttctggctgtaaactccatgaggccagtttcagtttgatgatgatataccaagtaaaactggagacaagctcaaatagatttagtatcaaatgatagaactggatggaaccctcttatatgttagatttgacacctttggtcacatttgacacatttacaattctttattgagcatgatagtgttttgaaagtttattttttgtttatgttggactaaaggactaataaagacacaaaatgaccaaaacagacacaaaatgacaaataaaaacacaaaatgaccaaaaaagacacaaaatgaccaaaaaagacacaaaatgacaaataaaaacacgaaatgaccaaaaaaaacacaaaatgacctaaaaaacaaacacaaaatggccaaaaaaagacacaaaatgacaaaaaaaagacaaaataactaaaaaaacatgacaaaagacacaaaatgaccaaaaagacacaaaatgacctaaaaaacaaacacaaaatgaccaaaaaaagacacaaaatgacctaaaaaaagacaaaataactaaaaaaaaaataacaaaacacataaaatgaccaaaaagacacaaaatgaccaaaaaaaaagacacaaaatgaccaaaaaaacaaaatgacaaaaattgttcctctaaacacaccagagccaaataaaatagagtcccactagaataaaaaccagagttgatgacaggatcacacacaatcacaagatcacatttatgttggtttttctttgtttccttttggttCTAATTGTTGATCCattaagtcagaataaaaaatcaattattattatcaggtcatataggtgaaaaaatataccaacatggtatttaaacattttataaaatacgGACAGGATGGAAAGGAGTCAGACAAAACTCCATAGAATTAATACATATTCACCAAGTAAATACGGATGGAAATAATGCATGGATAAACACAATCTGTTCCTGTAATAATAATCTGCTGTCCTGACTCCAGATCTCCATGCTTCCCTGCTCTTACAGATTTGTTGATTTGAAAAGGAATAAACCTGTAAAGTCTTCCTGTGCTCATTCTGTTCAATGTCTGGGGGTTTCAGAGGACTGTTGCAGTCAGCTCCAGCCACAGACCGGACTCTGTTGTGTAATCAAAATATCTTGATTCTTATGTGTTTATACAGCCCATTCTCTATTCTGCGTACAAATAACATGACTTTAGACTTTGAAATTACATCCAGTGcagtgtctaaaaaccagatcaaacagtaaatctgagggaaatgagtaaatccctcagatttactgtttttttctggttttaagacacaccttttttgcacaaGAGTCAAGATATTTTGATTCATGAATTCCACATTTaggtttttcatgtttaaacattgttgtattaaatatatatatattttcaatcaCTGGCCACTTTcttagctagcaaggtgtacctaataaagtgaaCGTGTTTGTTCAGAGAagctcttctgcagaccttgggtGTAACGAGTTGTTATTTGAGTTCCTGTTGATCCattctggccattctcctctgacctctggcatcaacaagcacCAAGGCTCTCTGGATGTTTTCTCTCTAAACCCCAGAGATGTTTGTTacatcagcagtttgtgaaatactctgAAACTCTGAAAAACAACCTCTTAAATCAACTTTCTCCCCCcttctgatgctcagtttgaacttcagcagctcgtcttcaccatgtctacatacTAAGATATATTGAGTTATTTGCGTTcacaagcagttgaacaggtgtacctaatgaagtggccaATGagatcactgcaaaaaaggtgtttagtctaaaaaccagatcaaacagtaaatctgagggaaatgatcttgctgcatggacagataatttaccttgacaagatttcttaaattatggttattcaatctagaaataagcatgttgaatgcataaaatgagaaattaactcttaaaacaagataaattaaagtgagtttatatatatatatatatatatatatatatatatatatatatatatatatatatatatacatacatacagtacaggccaaaagtttggacacacaccttctcattcaatgcgtttttctttattttcatgactatacatatatatatatatatacattgtagattctcactgaaggcatcaaaactatgaatgaacacatatggaattatgtacttgacaaaaaaagtgtgaaataactgaaaacatgtcttatattttagattcctcaaagtaaccaccctttgcttactagaatataagacatgttttcagttatttcacacttttttgttaagtacataattccacatgtgttcattaatagttttgatgaatctacaatgtaaatagtcatgaaaataaaggaaacgcattgaatgagaaggtgtgtccaaacttttggcctgtactgtatgtatatatatgtatatatatatatatatatatatatatataaacatgaaaaacctaaaatacataattttgttCCAGAAATGTATGAAGATACTATATAGATAATATAGATAATATATAGATAATGCATGatgcctcatttgcattttttaacagAACGTTTCAGAAATTTGTTatgcaaaaaacaaatcttAACAGTAGTAATAGACtagtttaaatttaaaaaatgtttccctgTTTCATGTTTCTAGTGTCAGTGTCTATAGTGTCCTCCTTCAAATAAAGAGCCACCAACATCTCCATGAGTGGAAAGAGGAAAACActtagagagaaagagaagaaatcaGAGAATCCGAGTCACCAAAGCTCAGGAGTCCCTCAGGGCTCGGTCCTTGGTGTCCTTATTCTCCCAGAGACAGCCCGGTCAAATGGAGCGAATAATAAATTGGATTACTCTTATCAGCGGGCAGTCAATCTGTTGGGTCTGTGTTTGAGCCCGGCTCTTTATGGCCagtaatgatgatttaacaGTGAAAGGGCTTTTCATGGTCTCAGCACAATTtacagaggagctgcagcaggagggccggggacagacagacacttgTACTCTTATCACTGCTTCATGTCCTTAAAGCGTTCAACAAACAGCAAACACTGATATTTTAATCCACCGCCGATAAAAAGCTTTCTACTGATACAAGTGCTGATCAAACAAACAGCTTGGAGCGCAGGCTTTCATACTGCAAAGCACAGGAGAGTAGAAGAGAGGGGTGGAGTCTCATATGAGAGGAAATGAATGTTCCAAACACAACTGGATGGTAGCTGTTGACTCTTGGAGATACACAGCTAATGCAGACTATTAATGTCCTTTAAAACCCTTCAGGCAGTTATAAGGATATTAGATTTTCTGTTGAGTTTTGAGTGTTTCCATGAGcttcaggccccgtttacacaaggacgcttgcgggtaaaaacatcaaaatattaTATGGGAAGTGCCTATCGTTTAGACGGCGACAGCATTTTTTGGGCTTCAAAACGCAAAAATGTTAAACCatcctccagagtggaaaactgTAATCAGGTAGGTATgttggttggtaggttggttggttgtttagttagttggatggttggttggttggttggttagttagtttgatggttggttggttggttggttggtaggtagATTGTTTAGTTAGTtcgatggttggttggttggttggttggtagaaaggttgtttagtttgttggatggttggttggttgtaaTCTGCTCCTCCGTaccgtgtccgtctacactgccaagatgcaaaactctgctcagatctgctcacgtcacttACGTGTTtacatcacatacatgctccagtacagggaaataaacaaacgtgggattatttccatggtgggaccttcaagctgctctgggaGCTCTAATAAACtcacaggagtctttccaccaagtgtacaggatatgtacagatagtattagtgaacagagaaggatctggaattacctctacaCTGTTAACCCGAATTAGTTGACTTTACTCGCAAATCGCGTGGAAACCCGTTGCCCTATACCACTTTAGTTTTTACACAAGCTAAAACTAAATATGTTGAGTTGTATTAACATGGAACTCGAACCTTTTACACAAGCTAAAACTAAATATGTTGAGTTGTATTAACATGGAACTCGAACCTTTTACACAAGCTAAAACTAAATATGTTGAGTTGTATTAACATGGAACTCGAACCTTTTACACAAGCTAAAACTAAATATGTTGAGTTGTATTAACATGGAACTCTAACCTTTTACACAAGCTAAAACTAAATATGTTGAGTTGTATTAACATGGAACTCTAACCTTTTACACAAGCTAAAACTAAATATGTTGAGTTGTATTAACATGGAACTCTAACCTTTTACACAAGCTAAAACTAAATATGTTGAGTTGTATTAACATGGAACTCTCACCTTTTACACAAGCTAAAACTAAATATGTTGAGTTGTATTAACATGGAACCTTaagtttattatttgtatttagtaGTGTGTACTCAAAATCATTAGCTAAAACTAGCTAATATGACTACTTATTGCTACTTATCATTACAATGACTGTATTTCCTCTAATTTAGTTTTgacttagatttttttaaaactgtatgAAACACTGTTTCAATTAAATTGGatggaaataaaacaacaccTCTAAATGCgtcaatgcattttatttttaagaaaaatggcAAAACACAGCCAAACTTGTTATGACCAACTTATCAGGTCAACCTCAACATTTTCAACCTAAAAAGATTGATCTGAAAAAGGTAATTTCAAATAATTGAAATAgttatgtgtgtgggtgttatgcctgtgttgtttgtgtgggtgttgtgcctgtgttgtttgtgtgggtgttgtgcctgtgttgtttgtgtgggtGTTGTGCCTGTGTTGAATTTGTCCGTCTGTGTGTTGAATTTGTCCGTCTGTGTGTTGAATTTGTCCGTCTGTGTGTTGAATTTgtccgtctgtgtgtgttgaatttgtccgtctgtgtgtgttgaatttgtccgtctgtgtgtgttgaattTGTCCGTCCGTGTGTTGAATTTGTCCGTCCGTGTGTTGAatttgtccgtgtgtgtgttgaatttgtccgtgtgtgtgttgaatttgtccgtgtgtgtgttgaatttgTCCATCTGTGTGTTGAATTTGTCCATCTGTGTGTTGAATTTGTCCGTCTGTGTGTTGAATTTGTCCGTCTGTGTTGAATTTGTCCGTCTGTGTGTTGAATTTGTCCGTCTGTGTGTTGAATTTGTCCATGTGTGTTGTATGTgcctttgttgtttgtgtgtgttgaattTGTCTGTGTGGGTGTTGTATGTGCCTGTGTTGTTTGAGTGTGTtgagtgtgtgggtgttgaATGTGTCACAaacttacaataaaaaaaaaaccagaaacCCCCACTCAAAtgtgagagaaaaacatttacaaaaaaaaatcagaaatttaggaaaaaagaaaaaaaaacttctgtttTCAACATGAGCTCTAAAATAAGCTACAAACTCAGTAGTAAGCCATCAAAATCCAAAAGACCCCCACTCAAATATCTAATTCCATCTACATAGACTGATGATGCAACAAGAACAATTATGTCTTGTGTCTTTCTGCTACAATAacaattttaattttcacaCAAGTCACATCCTTCAGCActctgtgtgtgtaggtgtgtcaGTATTGTTTGTGAGTATGTGGGTgttgtacctgtgtgtgttgtgtgcgactgtgtgtttgtgtctgcgttttatgtgtgtctgtttctcggcttgttttacagaaaataaaaaggtttacCCCACAGGTCAGAAAGTGTTTTTGCTggtgtggcaaaaaaaaaaaaaaaagaagtaatcaACCGCTTCTTACAGCAGACTTGACATCTGTTTACATTGCAAGCTGATTTTTCAAAGTCTGTAGCTTTGGCTTTAGGTCAGTGTGGCCCAACGAGAGCAATACCTGTTGGATGAACTGAAATGTGAGCTTCATAGTCTTGGGGTAGTTAAGATGGAGTGCATATGTGAGTCCAAACAGAATGCACATTGCTTTGGGCAGATCTTGAATGTTGTCCATCACAACTTGTCCCTCAATGATGATTTTCAGCGAGGTTGGACTGAGATGCTGGGAAGATGTGAGCACAGTACCATCACGATCAATGAGaagtatcccaatgtcaaggtcGTGAAAGGAATCATCACCATCAGAGTCCTTAATAAAGAATAACAGAAGAGCACAATCATTACATTAGATTTCTCATttgaaaaacaactttaatcaaTGTAAGagtgtctttaaaataaaatataaaataaataatggtgAAAACTATAAGAAAGCAAGAGCTTACTTACAAAACCTGCTTTGAAGAAGTTTGTGGGGTCGTCCCCAAGGATGATAGGAAGCCCTCTGAGCACCTTTGTCCGGATCGCAGTTGGCTCTGTAGTCTTTCAGGAattaaacacaataacacaagttAGATagctaaaatgaaaaacaaataatgatCTATAAGAAAGCTTAACCATCCAAGCAACGTTTGGATTGAATTACACAACTAATAGAGTAGGACTGTGATATGAGTACATATGGATACACATATAAGTGTATGGACCAACCCTGGTCTGTTGTGAAATCTGTGTCAACAACTGCCCAACATTCCCTCTCTTCGATCCAAATAACTCAAGGAGACGGGGACCGTGCCGATCGATGCTCTCATAGAATTCCTGCTTGAGGTTCTTGCCCACAATCCTGCTGAACTCCATGAACACCTGAAAAATACagagaacaaaaaagaaaaataagaacttGCATCAACTGAACTATATAAGGCAGCTAAGCCATCTGCAAAGTAGTGCTGAAAAACATCCATGAATGTCCTCTATATGATTTGAAATCTGTAGGTCATTACCTCACCTTCTTGTATGGACCTTGAAGAATAAATAGGCAAtggaatataagacatgtttaaaCCTGGCCCCCATTTTTGCACATTTGAGTATCTGAATGACTAATAAGTTTTGGATTTGGTACTCCAAATGACTCGCAGCTGCACCAGTCAATGTAAAACCATTAAAAGGTACTTGTTTTTGTCACTGCCAGGCTGCTACTCTGCTCCAGCTGCTGCCTAGTTTGTGTGAGTGTCATTGTGCAAATTTAAAACCCTTTACAAACAGTCACACAATAATACAAACTAACCAGCAGCAGACCAGTAACTTAAGTGTTCTGTGGGATAAAATGATGTTTAGTACCCATTTGTCAATTAGATATTTTAATGTGAACATCACGCCCAAAATTAAAATTTGTTATGTTTTCCTTAAAGAGGACAAGACAAATATACATTTggacacaatatataatagaaaaaTAGTTATTAGTTATCTTTTCTTTCTTGAACATACCTGATCTTCAGTGAAAAGGGCAGGCCAGCGTTTCACCATCGTGCTTATGGCAGGTTCCGACTCCACTACCTCTTTTCTTCTCAGTGCAAATGTCTGGTCCATCTTCTGTTTCACAAGGAGTCCATTTGGTGTTCTCTTCTGCATTTCATCAACCAAGTCTTTGCAGGCCCCCTCCAGGGCTGCCTGATCAAATCCATCCGGAAAGTTGGGCAAGTAGTTGATTTCACCTTTCTTTGCCTTCTTGATGCGCTTGTTAGCTGGTTGTCCTTCTGCTGAATGCCTTCCCCGCTTACCTGCATTTACTGCAACATCAAGGCATCCTGATTGCCTACGCTTTGTTCTATAATTAGCCATTTTATGCTTTAGACTATTTTTCCAACCGCAACAGCGAGTGGTTGAGCCTCGCTCCTGGAGACAAGGGTGCTTGCTTAtcagtgctgctgcaacactttCAAACTGAGCAGCAGTTGGGTATGCTGTGTAGCAATACATGCTCTCTGCCAATCTTTCAAGTATGTCATGTTTTAGttcttttgttactttaaggTATATACCCTCACTCATAAACAGCAGATCTGCTTGCCTAAGTCTATACTCTACATCAACAGAAAAGTTTGGGATATCAAAAAATTCTGGCCACTTTTTCTGTCGCTCCTGAGGTGAGTGTAAGAGTATCTCTGTTTCTGCTGTACTGGTTGTGTCACTGTGGACTTCATCAGAAGAGACAGGCACAAGCTCAAAGACAGGGATGACTTTGACTGTTGGTTTTTCTGGAAGTTCTTCAGTGTCTGTCAGATTGCATAGTTCATTATTGAAATCCGGATCTTGGTATTGGAGACTGAAGTTAAAATGAAGTCCCAGTGATTCTTTAAGCTTGCTTATCAAATCCTCGACTGTAGAGGGTCTTGTATTTAGGATGACTTTTCTTATGTCCGCCTCTGTTAGAATGACCCTCAAGGTCATCTTCTGGTTTGCAGTCATCTTGGGAATAGAAACGATAATTAGGTcattagaaatatatatatccaaaagGACAGTCAATTGCTGGGCCATTGCTATGTGCATCACAAAAGATCACCATTTTATGAACCAAGCTATGAGTGCTATCTAAGAAAAACTTGGTAATTCtcaaaaatcacaagaaaaaaaatttgtgGACACATTTGTGGGTATTGAATGTGTCACAAAGAGAAAAACGTGGATGTCccctgagattaaagtggtaaatccaTTAAACTTAAATTCACAAGAAACCCCCACACAAATgtgcaagaaaaacatttacaaaaaaaaacaacaacttctgtGTCCCAAGCTACAAAATGTTCCATTACAGCCTAGATTGATTGCAGAAATCACACTGTGGCTTCTTAACACAGAATATAACGCCGGAGGGTCACTACTAAATTATCACCATATCTGTATCCTGAAAGAGGGAAAACATCATTCAGCTCTTTCAGCTGCACCACACACAGAGAACGGTTACTGTTGTCACTGATGAGTTCGAAAGATCTCAAATGCTCATGGTACCACGCAGTCATCTCATTGCAAACAAACAGGATCTCAGTGTTAAGTGCCACTACCTGTTTGATCTGCCTAAATGAAGGGAGGCCAGAGCATGAACCGACAGAGACTATCATGTCAGCACAATATCTGATTCCATCTACATAGACTGATGATGCAACAAGAACTGATGTAAGCTGAGGAACTCTCTGGCAGAAAACCTGTTGGACATTCTCAGGATAAGATGTGATCGATGCTATAATGACCTTGTCCATTTCAACTGAAGGCTTGAAAAATGAACTTGTGTCCAAGTAGTAAGCCATCATTTTCTGATGCTTAACAGCCAATGTAAGAGCTACATTTTTGAAGTTTTGGGCATTACGAATGACCCGTTTGAAGAATTTGTGTTTTCCCTCAAAGCGCATTGTCCAAACATCTGAAAGGGGACCAAATGCCTTGATCATCTCAGAGTAATGCTCAATGTAGTGATGTTTTG of Centropristis striata isolate RG_2023a ecotype Rhode Island chromosome 12, C.striata_1.0, whole genome shotgun sequence contains these proteins:
- the LOC131981315 gene encoding sterile alpha motif domain-containing protein 3-like isoform X1; amino-acid sequence: MHIAMAQQLTVLLDIYISNDLIIVSIPKMTANQKMTLRVILTEADIRKVILNTRPSTVEDLISKLKESLGLHFNFSLQYQDPDFNNELCNLTDTEELPEKPTVKVIPVFELVPVSSDEVHSDTTSTAETEILLHSPQERQKKWPEFFDIPNFSVDVEYRLRQADLLFMSEGIYLKVTKELKHDILERLAESMYCYTAYPTAAQFESVAAALISKHPCLQERGSTTRCCGWKNSLKHKMANYRTKRRQSGCLDVAVNAGKRGRHSAEGQPANKRIKKAKKGEINYLPNFPDGFDQAALEGACKDLVDEMQKRTPNGLLVKQKMDQTFALRRKEVVESEPAISTMVKRWPALFTEDQVFMEFSRIVGKNLKQEFYESIDRHGPRLLELFGSKRGNVGQLLTQISQQTRTTEPTAIRTKVLRGLPIILGDDPTNFFKAGFDSDGDDSFHDLDIGILLIDRDGTVLTSSQHLSPTSLKIIIEGQVVMDNIQDLPKAMCILFGLTYALHLNYPKTMKLTFQFIQQVLLSLGHTDLKPKLQTLKNQLAM
- the LOC131981315 gene encoding sterile alpha motif domain-containing protein 3-like isoform X2, giving the protein MATRNEMQAKEMTANQKMTLRVILTEADIRKVILNTRPSTVEDLISKLKESLGLHFNFSLQYQDPDFNNELCNLTDTEELPEKPTVKVIPVFELVPVSSDEVHSDTTSTAETEILLHSPQERQKKWPEFFDIPNFSVDVEYRLRQADLLFMSEGIYLKVTKELKHDILERLAESMYCYTAYPTAAQFESVAAALISKHPCLQERGSTTRCCGWKNSLKHKMANYRTKRRQSGCLDVAVNAGKRGRHSAEGQPANKRIKKAKKGEINYLPNFPDGFDQAALEGACKDLVDEMQKRTPNGLLVKQKMDQTFALRRKEVVESEPAISTMVKRWPALFTEDQVFMEFSRIVGKNLKQEFYESIDRHGPRLLELFGSKRGNVGQLLTQISQQTRTTEPTAIRTKVLRGLPIILGDDPTNFFKAGFDSDGDDSFHDLDIGILLIDRDGTVLTSSQHLSPTSLKIIIEGQVVMDNIQDLPKAMCILFGLTYALHLNYPKTMKLTFQFIQQVLLSLGHTDLKPKLQTLKNQLAM